The Ursus arctos isolate Adak ecotype North America unplaced genomic scaffold, UrsArc2.0 scaffold_25, whole genome shotgun sequence DNA segment AAAGCTTTCTCATCTCCCCTGTCTTTCCCTTGCCTGCTTCATCCCGGTCACACAGGCCCCCTTGCTGCTCCGCAGGCATGCCACGTCCCCGctgacctcagggcctttgctttaGCTCTTCCCCCAGGCACCTGCGTGATGAACCCCCTTATCAGATCCCGGTCTTTGCTCACATGttgccccttgaagccaccatgGCTGCCCTAGTCCACATGGCAACCCATGCAGTCTGCACCCCAGCACCCTCAGCCCCCAAAGCTGCTCTGTTCAGGGGTGAAAAAGGACATGGCAGTGTCCATGAGGAAGCTGTGTCATTGGCCAGATCTGCATGGTGTGCCCGCCTCTGAACCAGTTAGGGGCAGAAGGACTGGACCACCCCTGAAAACCCACCTCGTGGGCTGGACACGCCTCCCCAAAGCCTGAGCCCTGCAGAGGGTGAGGGACCACAGAGGAACCTCTGGCCCGAGTGGGGGGGCGGAACTGGGAAGACATCACTGAGGGGGATTCTGTCCTGTACCCAAAGCCTGAGCCAGGTTCCCACGGGTGGAGAGGGAGTGGAAGCCACCCCCTCAAGCTGAAATGCATGTGCTCACTGCTTTTATCCGGCGCAGTTCCAAAGGAGAATTTTCTCTCTAGAAATGGGGGCTTATTTCAGCGGTTCACATAGAGTGCTAGGGTCTGATCTCGTATTTGCGGTTGTAAAGTCCGGCCAGACACCCTGGCCCCTTTGGGGTGGGAGCTGAGTGAGCGGCCCCACCCCCAAGCTGGCCCACAGGGGAGGGTGGGCGCCCCTGGCACAGGCCTCCCCGTGGATGCCCTGTGCCCGTGAATGGATGGCAGTGGGCTGAGTCGGCCCCTTGTGTTCCAGAAACAATGGGCTCTGTGTGGGGGcaaggggcgggggaggaggctGTGCCACACCCCTCCTTCCACAGTGGGGCTGGGGACACcgaggcagaggcagggaaagggCCATCAGCCAGGAAGGAACTTCTGAGAATCCGTGTCCTTCCGGGTcccaggggcagggctgaggtGTGAGGACAAGTCTCCTCCGTTGCTCCCCtcctctgagccccagccccctcctttAACCAAAGGGCCTATGAAACAGGTTCCGTTGCCGCACAGATGTTTTAGCAAAGCTCCTGGACCCCTCGCTGTCCTCACAAGCCCCATGAACCAGCCGTGTCTGGCATGAGCAGGCTGAGGCCGGGGCCAAGAGTGAACAGCTCGAAAATATTCTTTAGAACTTTGGCAACCCAAGGCGCACTCTTCCCAGACAGCTGGACAGTGTCCTCAAGACCCTTCCTGTGGGTGGGAGGACGTGGTCCAGAAAGGAGGCCGTCCCTTGGAGCGGGGCTGTGTGACCCCTGGGGCGGTGCCTCAGACACGACAGTGGCGCGTACCTGGCAATGtcaccaggcccaggccagctTCTGACCGGTTTCCCGCAGTCAAGGCTGAATGGGTCCTCTGGCTGGGAAGCGCCTTCGTGGGCATCGGCCCCTTGAAGGAAGCTGGGCGCCGCTCAGGGGGCCTCCACACGCCTGGATCCGTGGTCGTGACCCCACCGAGGGGCCGGGCGCTGGGCTgccaggagcagcaggcagaggggggcTGCAGGCCGACCTCCTGCCCGCACAATCAAGGCCAACTCAGTGTGCTGCCATTTCAGTCAGGAAACAGCACAGGCAACCTTGGCGTGAGTCACCAGAGACTTTGAAAGTTGGGAGAGAAGCCTTCAAGAAATGAGGAGACTCGGGAGTGAGGGGCTGGCCGCTCCAGGTGGCCACACTCAGGGTCTAGAGCCCGAGCCTGGATAAATCCAGAGCCTTCTTCACAACAGATAAAATCACGTTAAAACAAAGGATGTGGCTCTAACCCCCTTCTAGGAACCATTGAAAAATACCTTGCAAAACCAAATTGTTTCCCCCCTGCTTGCTGTCCCTTTGGTCCATCCGTGCCCCTCTGGGGACCCTCCTGTCCGTCCGGCGTCTCCTGGGTACAGCCGGCCGGGGAGACGGAAGTGGCAGGTTCCCGGTCGCACATAAGTACATGCTGAGTAGGCCGTGAGTGCTGTCACAAGCACACCTGGGTTCGAATCTTGATTGTTCCGCTGACTgtgtggcctcagtttccccacttacAAAAGAGGGTATCGGTGGGCTCCGTACCGCTGTGACTAGTTGTGTGCCTCGGACGGGCCTCAGCAGATGGTGGTTGCTAATTCTGGTACCCTCAAGATCCCTGCCTCTGCTGTCCCATCTGAGGGTCTCAAAGACCTGCGAGCAGTGATACAGGGAAGGCTCTGGTCCCAAGGAGCACCTGGGGGGGCCTGCCTGACGTCACACAGCTCCCCTGGGCCACCGGGCCGCCAGCCCACAGGAATCTCATAGGTTTGCTCAGGCTCCTTGATACGGTTCAGATGGGCACATTCACAGCCCCCCTGTCCACGCTGCATCTTTTCCAGACACATCCACAAGATGTGGGGGCATCTTGAcctcttttccatctcttttctaGCACTTGCCACTCGCGTAATTATATATTCATTGGTGGATTTCCTAATACGCTGTTGGATCCCCGTCCCCTTGGCTTGCTCCCTCCCTGGACGCTCGGTTCCATGTCCCCAACGTCACCCCGTTGGCTGGGCCCTGCTGGCTTCTCCCTTCTGGGGCTGCTGTTTGCAAACTCTCGGACAGTAAGCTGGGGCAGCCAGAACGCCCCCTCCTTCGTTTCTTGTTCCTCAGAGACCCCCATCTTCCGTTGCCGTGAGATCCGCTATTTTGAAAACCGTCGTTATATGTGTTCGGTATGTTTTGTGGCTGTTTCGTGTGTGGGGAGGACAGCACATCTAGCCCTGTTACTGCATCTTAGCTGGAAGTGGAAGTCCCCAGTCTAAgcgttttgtttgtttaaagatttatttattttaaagagagagcgcgagctggggcaggggcagaggaagagagagtcccaagcagactccgcgctgaatggggagcccgacgcggggctccaccccacgaccctgagatcacgacctgagtcgaaaccaagagtcggacgcctgactgagccacccgggagccccccAAATAGAAGTTTAAATGATGCATTTCTTGACTGGAAAGAAAGCAGCTCCTTTGATGGAGCGGAACTTGGCCCTGGTGGCTCTACATTGCACTCTCAGGTTGTCACTTTCATCATCTTTACGGATGTCGGGAGCGTTCAGTGAGTACAGCAGACAGCCTGACTGAGTCCCGGGAGAGACGGTGTCGCGACCCCTGAGAGGTCAGGACAGCTCCTGTCTTCTTGTCAGTGTTTGCAGAATCTTGGCCCCGAgcaggggggttggggaggggagtgCCAGAGGAGGCCGAGCTCCGGCAGCCTCCCGTCTGGGACTTCACACCCTGCTTGCCTCCGCCTTCCCCATCTGACCACCTGCCTCTCACGGACATCGCCTTACCCCTGGATCCATAGCACCGAATGGCCTCCTCCCCTCAGCCGCAAAGGACCTTCACCCAGCACATCAGCAAATCTGCATGTCTCGTCTCGTCTTGGAGCCTGCTGGCTCCTTGAGCAAGTTGTCCAGGTCTCGGCCAACCTTAATGATTGGTGGGCAACTGGTAGCAGACCTGGTAAGGGCCCAGGTTCTATCGAATGCGTGTTTGTGCTCTCAGCTCCTAGCATGATGCCAGgtcacagcaggtgctcagcaaatggcTGGTGGaaggatgaacaaatgaatggatgaatgaatgaatgagcagctTCATGATGCCACCTTCTCCAATGTGCACCATCAGTCTGCTCACGTGCTAAGCTTATCATCTCTGCAAAGGAGCACTGGCCACACCAGTAGGAAGGACGTTCGAGCAAGAGCAGACCTGGCCTGCAGCCCAAAGCTTGGTGTCCCGACCCTGGCCCCTGGGAAGGGTGCTTCTTGATCCTGAGCGGCCCTGTTTGTCCTTTTTCTGAAATGATACTTACTGGGTTTCCTCCAGCTCCAACAGTCCCTGATCCTTCCTAATGCAAAAAGAATGACTAGAGCTAGGATAAATAAGGACGCATTCTTTGAACACAAGAGCTGTTTTCTTGGCAAAACCCAAGATTTATGCCCTGGACTAGATTCACAAATACCTCCCTCTTTTCAGATGCGTTAGCTTCTGGCCTTGAGTGGCTTCCTCACATGCGTGGGCTGAGCAGTACGCCGCTGAATAATATCGGGGCCCGAAGCAGAAGGACCCTCTCAAACCAGACTCCCTGCTTTCTAGACCAACTGTGTTTGAAAAAAGTAAGCAAGAAGGAAATCCCCACCTCATTACCACTGAATGTAAGGAACATCACAAGAGGCGCTCTGAAATTTAGTGTCAAACTCCGAATGGGGTTTAGGATCAACCCTTCTGTTTCCAGTTGAGGGGATGTCTCAACAAAGGCCCTGGTGGCGTTTTTGGAGGGACAGTTCGACCTGGTAGGAATATCCGGGTCACTGTCGTTTTCTGGAGCTCTTGGGCTCACTTACTGTGGCAACCAAAGACAGCCCCTGCCGCCATATTTCCAAGCGCCTTCTGGAGGGGGTCTGCCCCCAGCTGAGGACACACACTGGTGATGTGAGCCCCAGCCACCTGTGGGCCATTGGTGGGCAGGTGTGAGCGTCCCCTTGGGCTGCAGGCATGGCCCTTTGGGACTTGGCCCGGAAATGTTACAACCTGAGGTGGAATTGACAGAAACCAATATTGCTTCCCTTTGCAGTGCAAACCAGGAGGCAAGCCCTTTGGGGTAGGGACCCCATGTATCTGGTTGCATCTCAGACTGACCTGCAGTGACCACTGTAGGGAAGACGGGGCCTGGATCTGTGCTGGGTCACTCCAGGAAGACTCGGCTAAGCCGGGACACCCCAAAATGAGGAACTGGGCCGGGGGAGGCAGCCAGGcttctcgggggggggggaggggaagagagaggattATGTTTGATATCTCACCAAAAAAACAATGAGGAATCCTCTTGAATCTCCTTTCCCTTATTTTAGAGTTTATTCCTATTTTGAATTTCGTATTCTATATCTTTTCAGTGTTGGGGTTTCTAAAGGCCTGATCTCGCCTGGCTGAGAACAGCCCTGTGGCTGGGACATCCTCGTCCCGAGCATCTCTCAGGAAGCATTTCCGAATCTCCTTGGTTGTGCGGTGATCTGAGCCCCACCTCTGGGGACCTTGCATGTGTTAAAGGGGCTTTAGCACCTGCTCCGTGCAAAGCACATCATGGCTTCCTGCGTCTCTCCAACGATGCCACAATCCCGTAACAGTTCGGTAACCTATAACCACTCTGCTCTGCTGGTCCCTCTTTCCTTGTTCCCGGCAGGCGTATACGAGAGAAAAAGCACTTGGGAAAACAAGCATGGCAGCTCCTTGTAAATTACTCacatgtgcactgggtgttatacgtaactaatgagtcattgaacactaccTCAGAAACTAACGATGTGCTagacagtggctaactgaacataataagaaaagaaaaaaagaaaaagaaaaaaaaataaagttactgaACACACACAGGCTAGGACCCAGCGAACCCACTCCCAGATGTCTAgccaagaaaaacatgaaaacatgtcTAAATCACGTATGCAAATGCTTATAGCAACtctattcacaaaagccaaacgTGGCAACAGCTTAGAGTCCAcaacaggtgaacagataaacaaattgtggtttaTTCATAGAATGGAACAcctctcagccataaaaaagcagCAACGTGGAtacatttcagaaacattttgctacacaaaggagtaaaaaaaatacatactgccTGGTTCCATGTTCTGACTTTCAAGAACAAGTGAATCTAAGCTATGATTTTAGAAAGCAGAATAGTGGTGGCCTGCAGGGCGGGACTGACTTCAAGGAGGCACAGGGACACTTTCTGGGGTGATTGATGGAACTCTTCCATGTCATGAGAGAGGTGTGGCTTGGGCGGGTGAACGCATTTGTCAAAGCCGATCAGACCACACACTTCATACGGGTAAGCGTCACCACATGGGATTTACACCTGGATGATCATGACAACAACGTCCATAATGAGAATGACGACGGAGATGAAGCCACCCACGGTATCCTTGGGAAATCAGTCATATATTCCCCACGTGCTGTTGCGTCCCTGAAGGTGTCTATTATTAATTGGACACAGAACCTAGACCCCTTTTCTTATAGTCACAGGTCTTGAAGACCTGCCCAAAGCTAGTAGTGTCTGTCTATCTGtcaatccatccatccctccctccctcaccagccccctctcttgccctccctccttcttctctcttcttctttctctcttttcttccaccctctctctccctctcccatttctcTTGCAATTCGGGACATTTCTTTCCAGTTGTGTCTGGACCTTTCGGAACCTCTGGGATGAGGCTGTGTGATGTCTTTGCTTTTCTCGGAAGAGCGAACCAGCTTTGCTGCCGGCCTCATCCACCCTGTGCTGCGGTCCACCCCACACAACTGGTGCCGGGGGGAGGACAGGTTCACCCCGGAGACTCCGTGGATTGAGTAATGACCAAGGGGCCTCATGGCACCCAGGGTCAGATGCTTTGTCAGTGACAGACTTTTCCGGATTTTGGCGACCCATGCAGAATGAGGTGGCTGTAGGTGCTCACCGCATGGGCCGAATCCAAGGAAGGAGAGAGCCTGCCTCTTAGAAGAAATCAGCTTACCACACTGACATTGATgggcctccctttctctccttcttcccgcAGTGTGCCCCGtgagccctgctccccacccccaccctcggGGGAAGCGGATTTAATGCCTCAACTGAGAGAATGAGATGTTCTGTTATTTTTCATGGGAAATTAAACCTGACCCTGCTGTCAGTTAGCTCATGCCAAGGGAGGATGGATGGCCCGGGCCTCAGCGCTTAACCCCTGCTCGGAGCACGTGTCTGGCTGGGGGCCAGCCATGATGTCACCTGccgctggggtgggggtggggatggcagGACAGGTTCCCAAGAGCTTCCTCCTGGAGGGCGGAGGACTGATGATGGTGAGGCCACCGCTGGTGTCCCCCACAATGGTCCACCTCTGGCGCGGCCGGCACCTGCTCCTCGGGGGAGACTCAGCCTGTTACCGTGTCTTTCAGCCCCCAACTCTACCTCGTGCCCCACGGAGGAAAGCTGGTGGTCGGGGCTGGTCATCGTCATCGCGGTATGTTGCGCCTCCCTGGTGTTTCTCACTGTGCTTGTCATCATCTGCTACAAAGCCATCAAAAGGTGAGTGCTCACGGGGCTCTGAGCCCTGAGGGGGCCCCTCCTGGGCTGGGGGCCGCTCCGCCCACGCCTGTCATGTTTCTTTAACACAAAAATTGTTAAGCGTGTAATAAGCAGAAAGACTAATAGTAAATGCCCATCTATATATatagtgaccccccccccccccgcctctgaAAGTAACAGGCCCTGTCTTTGGGAGGCTCACTCAAGGCGCCTAGGACCTAGGAGTACGGAAATAGTCCTTGCAAGGTTGGGGATGGAGCCACTGGAGGGAGGCGCCATGTTGGTTTGGCGCAGGAACTGGATTTTGGGGTCCTATCTACATTCAGACAGTAGTTCAAACTGTGGGACCAGGAAGAAATcactgtaacctctttgaccctcagtttccctacTTGTAAAACGGGGAGGAAAGAATGACAACCGTATACTGTCGTGAGGCGTAGTGAGGTGCTTCTGTCCACAGTATGCGCTCCATGTATACTccgcagtgcctggcatacagtaagtgctcgcCAAGTACTCCTTAGGCGTGCATTGTTTCGTTGGTTGCAGATAGAGGAGGGAGGGTGACTGAGGGAGCCAGGCTTCtctggggggaagagagaggttgAGATGCCTCAGAGATTTTCGGGGAACGTGATCACAGCTGGGTCCTGGAGGATGAACAGGGGAGTCGTGAATGATCCAAACAGCAGGCTCGCTTTCACCAACGCTTGCGGTCCTTTCTGTAACTCTCAACCCACTTTGCCTTTCAAAAACGACCACCAGTCCCCACCCCCCTCATGGAGCTGGGATCTGCCACGGAGCGTGGCTGTGGGTGGGGTCTGAAGAGGTTTCAGCTGCATCGGGGCCCTAAGTCCAGTAGAATGGGCCATGTTGTGGATGCccgcaccccccccaccccgatttACAGCACAGCAGCTCTCCCTAGGTCCCCTGACCTccaggcttcccagcctccaaaaaaCGTCCCCCCTCTAACCTAGCTTCCCGGGACCTTGGGGGAAGGTAGAgtcaaaagacaaaaatgttgCAAAACACCTAAGGGTCCTAGGCATTgttcagatatttcttttttttttttttaagattttatttatttatttgacagagacagagacagccatcgagagagggaacacaagcagggggagtgggagaggaagaagcaggctcatagcggaggagcctgacgtggggctcgatcccataacgctgggatcacgccctgagccgaaggcagacgcttaaccgctgtgccacccaagcgcccctgttcATATATTTCTAATAAAGGTTTTGAAAATTCCCGAAGGCCCGAAGTTAGGGGGTCTCTATTAAGAACAATCGTAACACCTAAACTATTTCACTTTAGCTTTTCCATCGTTGTTCTATGTGATTTCACTTGAATAATTCAAAAGTAGAATGAGTAAAATATCAGGTTTAAAGTCTGATGACGAGTTCATGTTCAGGCACGGAAGCTGACGGGCCAGATCAAGTGGGACATCCTGGCAGGATGCGAGGGGGACAGGGTCCAGGTACAGCCGCTCCACGTGGATCGGCCACGCCCTGGGTATCTGCCTCCCGGCCAAGAGCCCCTTCTGCCGCCTGCTCTCATGCTGTCAGATAATGTCCAAAACCAATGACAAATCACAAGGGAGTAGCTGTGGCCCAGCTTCTCTTAAGCAAGTGCGGAGGGGAATGCTCCTGGCCCCCCAACATTCCTTCAGTTCATCTTTGTCACATCTTTTTCCAATCCGctgtgttttacagatgaggaaacagggtcAAGGGGGTAAAGGGAACTGCCCAGGATGGCACAACCAGGGAGCCATGGACCCCGAATTTGAACCCAGAACCATGTGACTCCAAAGCCCAGCCCTGACTGCGGCTCCTTACCACTGAAGAGCAGACCTCAATATTCCTGTCTGCCCTTCCTCAACGGTGCCCGGGGACCTGGGGTGTGACTGTGCTCCTTTGAGTTTggaaggacagatggacagaAAGGCCCCAAGGCTCCCAGACCCTGCAATTCAGGGGAAGGCCTGGCCTTGGAAACCAAAGAGGATGCGTTAGGAGACTCCCGGGGACACAGCCAGTCTGATTCCCAGGTGTTTTGCAggcgcctactgtgtgcctggccctCAGACAGTGAAATCCAGGCCGTGCCCGTGGGCTGCTCATCTGACCGAAGGGCGGTGGGAGGCAGATGTGTGCACGACCACGACCACGTTACGAGGCAGGTGATGGTGAGGCTCTGGGAGGCTTGCTGGGAGCCTGTGTCGCTGAGGAGTCATGGCTAGCTCTGATCCGGATGATAAAGCATTTGAGCTAAGAGCCTGCGGCAATGGGGGGAGGGTTTTGAGAAGCCCAGCAGGGAGGCTTTCCACACAAAGCCACCTGTGTACGCAAAAGCCCCAGGACACTGGGAAGCTCCCGGACCACCATGGGAAATGAGGCTGGAGGAAGCTGAGTGTCTGACTGGGgaggcgcggggggggggggggtactctCGGTAGGCACAGGAAGCTACTGGAGGTTTGCCGGGAAGAGCATGCAAGACCCAGCAGTGGCAGTGCCAGAGAGGGGGCCACTGTCCCCTCCAGGACGCCCCTCCCACTGGCCCTCCCCTCGGAGAGAGGCAGCATTCTCAGGTCACTTCCAGAAGTCACTTctgccttccctctctgccccaagCTTCTGAAGAAACGTGCTGTCTGCTCCAGCGTCAGGAGGGCAAGAGGAGAACTAACTCACATTAATAGCTGACTGTGGCAGCGGTGCTGGGCTTTGCTTCAGTGGAGCTGGGGGTTTCCCAGGAAGGTCTGTGGGGGTGCCCCCTCGTCTCCCCTCAGAGCAGCCTGAGGGGCCTCCTTTCTGCCCTCTGTCCCCTACCACAGGCTCTGAGCTCTTGGTTCCTGGATCTGTCAGGGGCCTGGAAAGACACAGAACCCAGGCCACGTGGCTCAGTTGATCCCTTCCAGGGGCGTGGGCGTGGCTCCCTCCGGGAGTGTGGGTGGGGCTCCTTTCCAGGGGTGTGGGCGGAGCTATCTTCCAGAGCTGTGGGCGGAGCTCCTTCCAGGAATGTGGGCTGGACTCCTTCCAGGAGTGTGGGCGTGGCTCCCACCCAGAGGTGTGGGCGGGGCTTCCTCGAGGAGTTTGGGCGGGTCCTGGGAGCAAATGGGGGCTGGTGAAGTACTCCAGGACTAGTAGCAGTGGGGGCCCTTAGCGCCCCTAGGACCAGGACAAGCGGAGGAAATCGTGCCACAGAAACTAGAGAACCTAGAGAGCCCGAGACTCAAAAGAGGGGCCGCTTAGTAGGAACTATGGTTGGAACAGATGGAGATGAGCCCCAAAACAGGAAAGGAATGGGAGAAACACCCCAACCTCTCTCTACCCTCCCTCGTCTCCTGAGGGCGCGTCTCATTGGCTAAACCCAAGGAACAGGGGAGCCCAGGACTTGCAGTGGTAGGTGTCAGTCTGCcaaggcagagggcagggagaggacagAACGGGTGAGTGGGGACAGAAATAGAAACCAGCACAGCCCCTGCTCTGCAACAGCCCCATGATCCACGTCCTTCTCTGTGCAAGCCCTGGGATATGGGAAGAAGACCCAGCCCTCCGCTCCTCCAGACCTCATCATCCAGCAAGGGCATCCCAGCCCACAAGGGCAGATAGTCAGTGACTGGAGGGGGCTCTGTTCAGGGTCAAGCAGAGGCAGAAATAGAGGCCAGCACTCCCAGAAGTGGCCTGGAAGGAGGCCTGTGTAGGAGAGCCTTAAccccttgggggaggggggggcagccCAAGTTATAGTCCTGTCGTGAGCAGATGGCCCCCACTGCTGCCCGGGCTGACCTCTGCTGGGGGCTGTAAGAGATAGCATCAGGCCAGCCAGCTGTCTGTCTGCATTTGTCTCCAGAGTCAATGGAGGATTTCTTGCTCACGGCCAATTCTTTTTGGTTAATAATTCATTTGAAACATGCCTCTTCtctcaggaaacaaaagcatttCATGTCACTGTaaaaccattaaaagaaaaattcagtgaTAAACCCGGGTCTTTTTTTAACTCCCACAGCCTGGAGTCTTAGGGGAGGATTTCCAAGAGATCTTTGTGAATGGCCCCAAAACAGCCTTTGGGAACCAGATTGCTGGGAGGATGGTTCTAGAATCAGCTGGAGTAGGAAGGTGGTTCTGGAGACGCCAGCGTGGTTTGGCTTCTGGGGTGCAGGCCTCAGGGTCCACAGGCCTCCGCAGGAGTGGGAGGAGACCGGAGAGGTGCAGAAGTGGCACCCCGCAGGGCCCTCACTGGGTAGACcttggtgggaggtggggtcGAATCAGCACTTCCTACTCACAGACTTAGTGAATCAGACTGCATCCTGTGAGTCAACAAGTGCACCCAGAGTCCCAGCTCTAAGCTGGGTGACATGGTGCTCGGGGGTGGAGGGCTCCAAGGcggggagcccaaggaggggcacCTCCCCCAGACCCAGGGCCCTGAGAGGTTTCTTGGAAGGGGGAGGGTGTTAATCAGACCAAGGGGCTCGGAAGGGGAGTTGCTCACAGCGGGACTAGCTTATGCACTGGCCCCCAGGTCCCCTGCCAATGATGCCAAACTCTGCCGGGTCCCAGCCGTGGGAGCCCACGCGGCTCACATTTCAGCGGTCCTTGCCATGAGCagcttctttttctgtattttttttttaaagatgcatttatatatttgaaagagagagcgggggggggggcggtttgtggagcagagggagagagagtcccaaccAGACCccgagctgagcatggagcctgaagcggggctagatcctaagaccctgagatcatgacctgagccaaaaccaagagtcgacgcTTAACTGGTTGAGCCCCTCAGGCGCCCCAGGCAGCTTTTTCATTCACAGCTGCAGGGTGACGGAGCCTCCTCTcaggcctcctccccacccccagacatGGCACGCACGGGGCCTCAGACAGCCTGGAGTTGTTCAAAGAACCCGGGACTGGGAGTCCAGACCTCTGAGCTCGGTTCCCAGCCACCCCACAGCTCAGCGGGTGTCgctgccctccctgggcctgtttccttacctgtaaaacgAGGGTCCTTTAAGTCTCTGTCCAGCTCCTAAGTCTTTGTTTCCATCCCTAGATAGCTAGAGGACTGGCCACTAGGGCATGTCACTGCTCAGAGGTATAAATGCTGACGGAAGTGCTTGCCAAGGTCTAGGCCAGGTGGCAGGGCTCTGCTTGGCGCAGGGGCTCCCATCGTGGGTGCTCGGGCATAGTCCCCACCCTCGAGGCACACACCTCGTGGGGCGGGAAGGGGGAGGACACAGTGTTGATCAGACCACCCTCGGAAGCGGAGTATCTGAAGGGGCTGCCAAGCGGagataaaggaaagaagacacaaGGAAAGAAGCTATTGGTCCAGGACGGGGTAGGGACCTCAAACAAGCAACGATCGGTGTGAGTCACCAAGACGAAGCGCCAGGGCGCAAGGTGCCCGCCGTCCAGGTAGGAGGGCCAGGCCTGAGCCCTGCCAGGCCAGCAGGAGGAAGTTCACAAGCCCCTGGACTCTCAGGGGTGAGACtccttgtgggggtgggggggaattgCATTTGCAGCTTCTCTGACAACCACACCGTTCCGTGCAGAGAACACTCGTGCTGCAGAGAAGGGATGCCCATCCCCTGCAGGCCCCCCTCCTCCAgtcacccccacaccccaggcaCACGAAGAacacctttcctcctcctccggCCGTCCGTGGCACGGGGCCTTCACCTTCTGTCATCGATTTGCCATTAAGCCACTTGACGGCCATCTCATTCTGATTTACAAGGTATTGGCGGACAGACAGCGAGAGGCCGCAGCGCAGTGTGGCTGAACCCGCAGACCATTGATCGCAGGCGGTGAGCAATCGCGCTGCTCCCGGGGAGTGAGCTCCCGTGCGCGTGCGCCCGAGGGGGCCAAGCACACACTGTCACTGGGCTCTGATGCTCCTCGGCCCGCAAATATTTGTGGAGCAACTACGGGTGCCAGGGATGTGGAGATACGCAAGACGAGCCCTCGACTCCTCACTGGCAGTGTAAGCagaacaaatacacacacacacacacacacacacacacacacacacacacacacgccggggtggctcagacCGGtaggcgtctgtcttcggctcaggtcctgactcTGGagtctggggatcaagccccgtgtcccACTCcctcccggctgagcagagagtctgcttctccccctccctccgccccagcttattctctctctctctctctctctcaaataaatcatttttttaaaaaagctgttagcaaataaataaataaggtgctTTAAAAACCTGAGTGCTATGAA contains these protein-coding regions:
- the PRIMA1 gene encoding proline-rich membrane anchor 1 isoform X4, with product MLLRDLVLRRGCCWPSLLLHCALHPLWGFVQVTHGEPQKSCSKVTDSCQHICQCRPPPLLPPPPPPPPPPRLLSAPAPNSTSCPTEESWWSGLVIVIAVCCASLVFLTVLVIICYKAIKRRLLCAWPSDSEIQAVPVGCSSDRRAVGGRCVHDHDHVTRQVMVRLWEACWEPVSLRSHG